The proteins below come from a single Staphylococcus sp. MI 10-1553 genomic window:
- the wecB gene encoding non-hydrolyzing UDP-N-acetylglucosamine 2-epimerase yields the protein MKRIMTIFGTRPEAIKMAPLVLQLKKDEVLEPIVVVTAQHREMLDSVLETFGIEPDYDLNVMKQGQSLSEVTSRVLLGLEDVIKQAQPDMILVHGDTTTTFAGSLAAFYNEISIGHVEAGLRTWNKYSPFPEEMNRQMTGIMADLHFAPTEQAQANLLQENKDPEKVVVTGNTAIDAMHTTVDPQYQSDIIQHHQDKRIILLTAHRRENIGEPMHHIFKAARRIVDEFEDAVIVYPMHKNPKVREIAYEHLSDHERIELIEPLEVVDFHNFAHQAHFILTDSGGVQEEAPSLGKPVLVLRDTTERPEGVEAGTLRLVGTEEADVYEATKSLLTDEALYEAMSVAQNPYGDGQASQRICENIKYFYGLIDQKPTPFQVK from the coding sequence ATGAAAAGGATAATGACGATTTTTGGTACAAGGCCTGAAGCGATTAAAATGGCACCACTCGTTTTACAGCTCAAAAAAGATGAAGTATTAGAACCTATAGTCGTTGTCACTGCACAACACCGCGAAATGTTAGATTCTGTATTAGAAACGTTTGGGATTGAACCTGATTATGACTTAAACGTGATGAAACAGGGGCAGTCGTTATCAGAAGTGACATCACGCGTGTTACTCGGGTTAGAAGATGTTATCAAACAGGCACAACCAGATATGATATTGGTCCATGGAGATACGACAACAACTTTTGCAGGAAGTCTCGCTGCATTTTACAACGAGATTAGCATTGGTCATGTTGAAGCCGGGTTACGAACTTGGAATAAGTATTCTCCATTCCCAGAAGAAATGAATCGTCAAATGACCGGTATTATGGCTGATTTACATTTTGCACCGACTGAACAGGCACAAGCAAACTTATTACAAGAAAATAAAGACCCTGAAAAGGTTGTTGTAACGGGGAACACAGCGATTGACGCAATGCATACGACTGTCGATCCACAATACCAATCAGACATCATTCAACATCATCAAGATAAGCGTATTATCTTACTCACTGCGCACCGTCGCGAAAATATTGGTGAACCTATGCATCACATTTTTAAAGCGGCAAGACGCATTGTTGATGAATTTGAAGATGCGGTCATCGTCTACCCAATGCATAAAAATCCCAAAGTACGTGAAATTGCTTATGAACATTTAAGTGACCATGAACGTATTGAATTAATTGAACCACTCGAAGTTGTTGATTTTCATAACTTCGCACATCAAGCACATTTTATTTTGACGGATTCAGGTGGTGTACAAGAAGAAGCACCTTCACTAGGTAAGCCTGTGCTCGTATTAAGAGATACAACAGAGCGTCCAGAAGGTGTGGAAGCAGGGACACTCCGACTTGTCGGCACTGAAGAAGCGGATGTTTACGAAGCGACTAAGTCTTTATTAACGGATGAAGCATTGTACGAAGCGATGAGTGTCGCACAAAATCCGTATGGTGATGGGCAAGCGTCACAGCGTATTTGTGAAAATATTAAATACTTTTACGGTTTAATCGATCAAAAACCCACACCATTCCAAGTGAAATAG
- the upp gene encoding uracil phosphoribosyltransferase — translation MGKVHVFDHPLIQHKLSYIRDVNTGTKAFRELVDEVGMLMAYEVTRDLELKDVEIETPVTKAIAKRLSGKKLAFVPILRAGLGMTTGILNLVPAARIGHVGLYRDPETLEAIEYFVKLPQDIEEREIIVVDPMLATGASAIEAINSLKKRGAKHIRFMCLIAAPEGVEKLQAAHEDVDIFIAALDEKLDDNAYIIPGLGDAGDRLFGTK, via the coding sequence ATGGGTAAAGTACATGTATTTGATCACCCTTTAATTCAACATAAGTTAAGTTATATTCGAGATGTCAACACGGGTACAAAAGCATTTCGTGAGTTAGTTGATGAGGTAGGCATGCTGATGGCTTATGAAGTGACACGTGATTTGGAATTAAAAGATGTTGAAATCGAAACACCTGTCACAAAAGCTATTGCGAAACGTTTATCAGGTAAAAAACTCGCATTTGTACCGATTTTACGTGCAGGACTCGGTATGACAACAGGGATTTTAAACCTTGTACCGGCAGCAAGAATTGGACATGTAGGTTTATATCGTGACCCTGAAACACTTGAAGCGATCGAATATTTTGTGAAACTACCACAAGATATTGAAGAACGCGAAATCATCGTAGTCGACCCAATGCTTGCAACGGGTGCATCAGCGATCGAAGCAATTAACTCATTGAAAAAACGAGGCGCGAAACATATTCGTTTTATGTGTTTAATTGCCGCTCCAGAAGGCGTTGAAAAACTTCAAGCAGCACATGAAGATGTGGATATTTTTATTGCCGCATTGGATGAAAAGTTAGATGACAATGCTTACATCATCCCTGGTCTCGGCGATGCTGGAGACCGTCTATTCGGTACAAAATAA